A part of Liolophura sinensis isolate JHLJ2023 chromosome 1, CUHK_Ljap_v2, whole genome shotgun sequence genomic DNA contains:
- the LOC135462031 gene encoding NADH dehydrogenase [ubiquinone] 1 beta subcomplex subunit 2, mitochondrial-like: MFAVSNLRAVSTVLKRNIGSVRNAGAWTYREPPAPPPRYITTTAEVVGAIAWYWFLWHLWYQPEHVFGHFPYPDPSKWTDEELGIPPDDAD; encoded by the exons ATGTTtgctgtcagcaacttgcgagCCGTGTCTACGGTCTTAAAGCGAAACATTGGTTCGGTTAGGAATGCTGGAGC gTGGACTTACAGAGAGCCCCCAGCTCCACCCCCTAGGTATATTACAACCACAGCAGAGGTTGTAGGGGCTATTGCTTGGTACTGGTTTCTCTGGCATCTGTGGTACCAGCCAGAACATGTGTTT GGCCATTTCCCTTATCCAGACCCATCCAAATGGACAGATGAAGAGCTTGGTATACCACCAGATGATGCTGACTAA